One Spirochaetales bacterium genomic region harbors:
- a CDS encoding transposase yields MMNIRGGPLLNADETRVQVLKEPGRKAQTLSWMWVFLGGSPEKNAVVFSGIT; encoded by the coding sequence GTGATGAACATAAGAGGTGGGCCGCTATTAAACGCTGATGAAACCCGTGTACAGGTATTGAAAGAACCGGGAAGAAAGGCGCAGACACTTTCATGGATGTGGGTATTTTTAGGCGGATCACCTGAGAAAAATGCTGTCGTATTTTCCGGTATCACCTGA
- a CDS encoding glycoside hydrolase family 9 protein, translating into MKTYCPVHGLPVRIFIIALLLFSGTLLFGQALGDVNSSGAVDIVDALLVAQYYVGLNPSGFDLSVADVNCSSSVDIVDSLVIAQFYVGLIPELPCGNSTPDPTPSPYTGQTPVPSATPRIPYSVNENIRLNSIGYLPGSKKGASIAVNSSSFTVRRISDDSAAFSGNVSGQVNGVYQADFSALTEEGSFYLDVSGVGRSAPFEIKGGLYTFPFYTVMRGFYLWRSGTAVSGTHYGVTYSHAQSHMNDGYMDYITGSHTRVDGVGGWYDAGDYGKYVVNAGVTVGVMFMAWEHFQSKLENIVLDIPESGNSLPDYLDELKWEMDWILKMQYTDGTGRVSHKLTRTDFAGFVMPETDTADRFFVPWGSAATADFAAMAAMAYRIYQPYDPAYARRCLDAATVSYDFLRNNTAYHAADQSGFSTGGYEDSIYRDTDDRLWAAAEMWESTGNAAYLSDFESRAQSYSPKMYDDFDWGNVSNLGMITYLLSNRSGKNQSLVNDIRNSLISVSDDMVQIANTEAYRRPLGDSYYWGCNGGLARQTLILQVANMISPNQAYVDTALDAVNHVFGRNIYNRSYVTDLGYNPPMHPHDRRSGADGITPPWPGYLVGGGHSETGWSDIQDDYETNEIAINWSAALVYAIAGFLD; encoded by the coding sequence ATGAAAACTTACTGCCCGGTTCACGGACTTCCGGTCCGGATTTTTATCATTGCGCTTCTGCTTTTTTCCGGTACGCTCCTTTTCGGCCAGGCCCTCGGCGATGTGAACTCGAGCGGCGCCGTCGATATCGTCGACGCGCTTCTCGTTGCTCAGTACTATGTGGGGTTGAACCCTTCCGGATTCGACCTCTCCGTCGCGGACGTCAACTGCAGTTCGTCAGTCGACATCGTCGATTCGCTTGTCATTGCCCAATTCTACGTGGGACTCATTCCCGAGCTCCCCTGCGGCAATTCGACGCCCGACCCGACCCCTTCACCGTATACCGGTCAGACGCCGGTACCATCGGCGACGCCCCGGATTCCTTATTCGGTGAACGAGAATATCCGCCTCAATTCGATAGGGTACCTTCCCGGCTCGAAGAAGGGCGCCTCCATCGCGGTTAACAGTTCTTCTTTCACCGTACGGAGGATTTCCGACGATTCCGCAGCCTTTTCGGGGAATGTATCCGGCCAGGTAAACGGCGTCTACCAGGCCGATTTTTCGGCCCTCACCGAGGAGGGGAGTTTTTACCTCGATGTGTCCGGGGTCGGGAGATCCGCTCCTTTCGAGATCAAGGGCGGGCTCTACACATTCCCGTTCTATACGGTAATGAGGGGCTTCTACCTCTGGCGTTCCGGAACGGCCGTATCGGGGACGCACTACGGTGTCACCTATTCCCACGCCCAGTCGCATATGAACGACGGCTACATGGATTACATCACCGGCAGCCATACCAGGGTGGACGGTGTGGGGGGCTGGTACGATGCAGGTGATTACGGAAAGTACGTGGTCAACGCGGGTGTCACCGTCGGCGTCATGTTCATGGCATGGGAACACTTCCAGTCGAAACTGGAAAACATCGTCCTCGACATCCCCGAATCCGGCAATTCGCTCCCCGATTATCTCGATGAGTTGAAGTGGGAGATGGACTGGATCCTCAAGATGCAGTATACGGACGGCACCGGAAGGGTGTCCCATAAACTCACCAGGACCGATTTCGCGGGCTTCGTCATGCCGGAAACCGATACGGCGGACAGGTTTTTCGTCCCCTGGGGAAGCGCAGCTACCGCGGATTTCGCGGCAATGGCTGCCATGGCGTACAGAATCTATCAGCCTTACGATCCGGCATATGCCCGGCGGTGTCTCGATGCGGCGACGGTGAGTTACGATTTTCTCCGAAACAATACCGCCTACCATGCGGCCGACCAGTCGGGTTTTTCCACGGGCGGCTATGAAGACAGCATATACCGGGACACCGACGACAGACTCTGGGCTGCCGCGGAGATGTGGGAATCCACAGGCAATGCGGCCTATTTGAGTGACTTCGAGAGCAGGGCTCAGAGTTACAGCCCCAAGATGTACGACGACTTCGACTGGGGCAATGTGAGCAACCTCGGGATGATCACGTACCTCCTCTCGAACCGTTCCGGCAAGAACCAGTCCCTCGTGAACGATATAAGGAATTCGCTCATCAGCGTATCGGACGACATGGTGCAGATCGCGAACACCGAGGCCTACCGCCGGCCCCTCGGAGATTCGTATTACTGGGGATGTAACGGCGGGCTTGCAAGGCAGACGCTCATACTCCAGGTGGCAAACATGATCTCACCCAATCAGGCGTACGTGGATACGGCCCTCGATGCGGTGAATCACGTGTTCGGCAGAAACATCTACAACAGGTCGTATGTTACGGATCTCGGTTACAATCCGCCGATGCATCCGCATGACAGGCGTTCAGGTGCCGACGGCATTACTCCTCCGTGGCCCGGTTACCTCGTGGGCGGCGGACACTCGGAAACGGGCTGGTCCGACATACAGGACGACTACGAGACGAACGAGATTGCGATAAACTGGAGCGCCGCCTTAGTCTACGCGATCGCGGGATTCCTGGATTAA